In Phenylobacterium koreense, one DNA window encodes the following:
- the metF gene encoding methylenetetrahydrofolate reductase [NAD(P)H], whose amino-acid sequence MSPQETALGPIARAGAGLATRPSISFEFSPPKGPKSEEGLWEAIRRLEPLNPAFVSVTYGAGGSTRDRTHRTVVRMLQETNLKPAAHLTCVEASRAEVDEVIQAYWDAGIRHIVALRGDPPGSLGGTYVPRADGYQNATELTAGIRAIAPFEVSVGVYPQVHPESPSLEHDIDVLKAKVDAGATRAITNFFFDIDGYLRFIERVRKAGVTIPIIPGIMPVSSVEGLSNMAKRIGVAIPGWLTNLFEGLDSDPETRKLIAASVAAEMCVRLAEEGYSDFHFYTLNRADLVYAICRVLGVRENGAPPAIEAAA is encoded by the coding sequence ATGAGCCCCCAAGAAACCGCGCTGGGCCCGATCGCCCGGGCCGGAGCCGGGCTGGCCACGCGCCCGTCGATCTCCTTCGAGTTCTCGCCGCCCAAGGGACCCAAGAGCGAGGAGGGCCTGTGGGAGGCGATCCGCCGCCTTGAGCCGCTGAATCCGGCCTTCGTCTCGGTGACCTATGGCGCCGGCGGCTCGACGCGCGACCGCACCCACCGGACGGTCGTCAGGATGCTGCAGGAAACCAACCTGAAACCTGCCGCTCACCTCACCTGTGTCGAAGCCTCGCGCGCTGAGGTGGACGAGGTGATCCAGGCCTATTGGGACGCCGGCATCCGTCACATCGTGGCCCTGCGCGGCGATCCGCCCGGTTCGCTCGGTGGGACCTATGTTCCCCGCGCCGATGGCTATCAGAACGCCACGGAGCTGACCGCCGGCATCCGCGCCATCGCGCCCTTCGAGGTCAGCGTCGGGGTCTATCCCCAGGTCCATCCGGAGAGCCCCTCGCTCGAACACGACATCGATGTGCTGAAGGCCAAGGTCGACGCCGGCGCGACCCGCGCGATCACGAATTTCTTTTTCGATATCGACGGTTACCTGCGTTTCATCGAGCGCGTCCGCAAGGCCGGCGTGACCATCCCGATCATCCCCGGCATCATGCCGGTCAGCAGCGTCGAAGGCCTGAGCAACATGGCCAAACGGATCGGCGTCGCCATCCCAGGCTGGCTGACCAACCTGTTCGAAGGCCTCGACAGCGATCCGGAGACCCGCAAGCTGATCGCCGCATCGGTGGCGGCCGAGATGTGCGTGCGCCTGGCCGAGGAAGGCTATTCCGACTTCCACTTCTACACCCTCAACCGCGCCGACCTCGTCTACGCGATCTGCCGTGTCCTCGGCGTCCGCGAGAACGGCGCCCCGCCGGCCATCGAGGCGGCGGCATGA
- a CDS encoding ArsR/SmtB family transcription factor produces MTLSTGQAVEVLRAAGEPTRLRILGLLSREELAVLELCRVLDQSQPRVSRHLKLLAEAGLVERFPDGAWVFYRLVTTGDARHLADETLKLIDPNDAVFARDAERLQAVRGERSAEAGEYFARNAARWDEIRSLYVSETAVEAAILDAAGVGPFKKLVDLGSGTGRMLTLLGPQAETAVGLDLSQQMLNIARNHVAEAGLERCELRHGDIFGTRLPGQSADLVVVHQVLHYLADPAAAVREAARLVAEGGRLLIVDFAPHALEFLREQHQHRRLGFSETEMARWLGEAGLSDIRVTALPPARQEGLTVKIWVAERARMPQRNVA; encoded by the coding sequence ATGACTCTCTCCACGGGACAGGCGGTCGAGGTTTTGCGCGCGGCGGGCGAGCCGACCCGCCTGCGTATTCTGGGCCTCCTGTCTCGCGAGGAACTCGCCGTGCTCGAGCTCTGCCGCGTACTGGACCAGAGCCAGCCGCGGGTTTCTCGACATCTGAAGCTGCTGGCTGAGGCCGGCCTGGTCGAGCGGTTTCCCGATGGCGCCTGGGTTTTCTATCGCCTCGTCACCACCGGCGATGCGCGTCATCTCGCCGACGAGACCCTCAAGCTCATCGACCCGAACGACGCCGTCTTCGCCCGCGACGCTGAACGCCTGCAGGCGGTGAGGGGAGAGCGCTCGGCCGAGGCTGGCGAGTATTTCGCCCGCAACGCCGCCCGCTGGGACGAGATCCGCTCGCTCTACGTCTCCGAGACCGCCGTCGAGGCCGCGATCCTCGATGCCGCCGGGGTTGGGCCTTTCAAGAAGCTGGTCGATCTCGGCTCGGGCACCGGCCGCATGCTGACCCTGCTCGGCCCGCAGGCGGAGACGGCCGTCGGTCTCGATCTTTCGCAGCAGATGCTGAACATCGCGCGTAACCATGTGGCCGAGGCTGGCCTGGAGCGCTGTGAGCTGCGCCATGGCGACATCTTCGGCACTCGCCTGCCGGGCCAGAGCGCCGACCTCGTCGTCGTCCACCAGGTTCTGCACTACCTGGCCGACCCCGCCGCGGCCGTGCGCGAGGCCGCGCGGCTGGTGGCCGAGGGCGGACGCCTGCTGATCGTGGATTTCGCCCCCCACGCCCTTGAGTTCCTGCGCGAACAACACCAGCACCGCCGCCTCGGGTTCTCCGAGACCGAGATGGCCCGCTGGTTGGGCGAGGCCGGTCTTTCGGACATCCGCGTGACCGCCTTGCCGCCGGCCCGGCAGGAGGGCCTCACCGTGAAGATCTGGGTCGCCGAGCGCGCCCGCATGCCGCAAAGGAACGTCGCATGA
- the bla gene encoding subclass B3 metallo-beta-lactamase, with product MKRLVLALGLLACASAAQAQMPASWTAPTEPFQIADNLYYVGTEGISVFLITTPQGHILIDGAMPTSAKPIEASIAKLGFKLSDVKVLLNTHAHFDHTGGLAELKADTGAQFAASAGDRQALESGKYIGSEDVEAFDFAPVKVDRVLNDGDTVTLGGATLTAHVTPGHTAGCTTWTFPVTIKGEAHQAVLYCSTSVAANRLASKAKGPQYPGIVADYEKTFQRLRSLNGDVFLAPHAEQFGLVEKRARLAAGGPNPFIDPSALQKTVAASEQAFRQALAKQQKAAK from the coding sequence ATGAAGCGGCTGGTTCTCGCTCTCGGCCTGTTGGCCTGCGCCTCGGCGGCTCAGGCGCAGATGCCCGCCTCCTGGACCGCGCCGACCGAGCCGTTCCAGATCGCCGACAACCTCTATTACGTCGGGACCGAGGGCATTTCGGTGTTCCTGATCACGACGCCGCAGGGACACATCCTGATCGACGGCGCCATGCCGACGAGCGCCAAGCCTATCGAGGCGAGCATCGCCAAGCTGGGCTTCAAGCTTTCCGACGTGAAGGTGCTTCTCAACACCCACGCCCACTTCGACCACACCGGCGGCCTGGCCGAACTGAAGGCCGACACTGGGGCTCAGTTCGCCGCCTCGGCCGGCGACCGCCAGGCGCTGGAGAGCGGCAAGTACATCGGCTCCGAAGACGTGGAGGCCTTCGACTTCGCTCCGGTGAAGGTCGACCGGGTGCTGAACGACGGCGACACCGTCACTCTGGGCGGGGCGACGCTCACCGCTCACGTGACGCCCGGGCACACGGCCGGCTGCACCACCTGGACCTTCCCGGTGACCATCAAGGGCGAGGCTCACCAGGCCGTGCTCTATTGCAGCACCTCGGTCGCGGCCAACCGCCTGGCCTCCAAGGCCAAGGGCCCGCAATACCCGGGCATCGTCGCCGATTACGAGAAGACCTTCCAACGGCTTCGCAGCCTGAATGGCGACGTCTTTCTCGCACCTCACGCCGAGCAGTTCGGCCTGGTCGAAAAGCGCGCCAGGCTGGCGGCCGGCGGCCCGAACCCCTTTATAGACCCCAGTGCGCTGCAGAAGACCGTAGCCGCAAGCGAGCAGGCCTTCCGCCAGGCCCTCGCCAAGCAACAGAAAGCCGCGAAATGA
- a CDS encoding PepSY-associated TM helix domain-containing protein, translated as MSRTALRNWCFVHKWTSLICTAFLLLLCVTGLPLIFHEEIDTALGRHPAQADVPAGARPADLDRIAADALQRRPGERLQYVSFEDHAPVVYVTTGERLDSIDGHTATYDAHTGRMLDAPPLDEGVMYFLFRLHYDMFAGIGGTLFLGLMGLLFVAAVVSGVVIYAPFMRRLPFGTVRSDRSPRLKWLDLHNLIGATTLAWVLVVGLTGVINTLATPILQLWQAGQLAEMTAQYKGRPPPTDLASLQGAVNTAKQAIPGMTPSIVAYPGTPFSSRNHYAVFMHGESPVTSRILKPAIIDAETGELTEARDMPWYAVTLFLSQPLHFGDYGGMTMKVLWAILDVLSIIVLASGLYLWLARRRKPLETRVLEQLERRAGGPAAAMSERRS; from the coding sequence ATGAGCCGCACCGCCCTCAGAAACTGGTGCTTCGTTCACAAGTGGACCAGCCTGATCTGCACGGCCTTCCTGCTGCTGCTGTGCGTCACCGGCCTGCCGCTGATCTTCCATGAGGAGATCGATACGGCCCTGGGCCGGCATCCGGCGCAGGCCGACGTTCCAGCAGGCGCACGCCCAGCCGATCTCGACCGCATCGCGGCCGACGCTCTCCAGCGCCGACCGGGCGAGAGGCTGCAGTACGTCAGCTTCGAGGACCATGCGCCGGTGGTCTATGTCACCACCGGCGAGCGGCTCGATTCCATCGACGGGCACACCGCGACCTACGACGCCCATACCGGGCGGATGCTGGATGCGCCGCCCCTCGACGAGGGCGTGATGTATTTCCTCTTCCGCCTCCACTACGACATGTTCGCCGGCATCGGCGGCACGCTGTTCCTGGGGCTGATGGGCCTGCTGTTCGTGGCGGCCGTCGTCTCGGGCGTCGTGATCTACGCGCCGTTCATGCGTCGCCTGCCCTTCGGGACGGTGCGCAGCGACCGCAGCCCGCGGCTGAAATGGCTCGACCTGCACAATCTGATCGGCGCGACCACGCTTGCGTGGGTGCTGGTGGTGGGCCTCACGGGTGTGATCAACACCCTCGCCACCCCGATCCTGCAGCTCTGGCAGGCCGGCCAGCTCGCCGAGATGACCGCCCAGTACAAGGGTCGGCCGCCGCCGACGGATCTTGCCTCGCTGCAGGGCGCAGTGAACACCGCCAAGCAGGCCATACCGGGCATGACCCCTTCGATCGTGGCCTATCCGGGCACGCCGTTCTCCAGCAGGAACCACTATGCCGTCTTCATGCATGGCGAGAGCCCGGTGACCTCGCGCATCCTCAAGCCGGCGATCATCGACGCCGAGACCGGTGAACTCACCGAGGCGCGCGACATGCCCTGGTACGCGGTGACGCTGTTCCTCTCCCAGCCGCTGCATTTCGGCGACTACGGCGGCATGACCATGAAGGTGCTCTGGGCGATCCTCGACGTGCTGTCGATCATCGTGCTCGCAAGCGGCCTCTATCTCTGGCTCGCCCGCCGGCGAAAGCCGCTGGAAACCCGAGTGCTGGAACAGCTCGAACGCCGCGCTGGCGGCCCGGCGGCCGCGATGTCGGAGCGACGGTCATGA
- a CDS encoding calcium-binding protein codes for MKVAYVTTADNETLTGTAGSDSLLGGSGMDSISGLGGDDTIGGGGDDDWIVDGDGADRIDGGEGFDVVSLEMAKGPIEVWLDQDGPLGQIRIFNAEIVGLGDFGGRVHGGLAPDTVVGGAGADYIDGGVEDDLLGGLAGDDTVIGGVGDDLLDGGAGDDLLDGGLGDDLADYTLAPGVVHVDLTLTGPQDTGYGVDRLVSVESLAGSLHGSVLRGDAAGNTFITQSGSDTLFGGAGDDVLIDMGGLNMLRGEEGNDYLEGADEFDDLHGNMGADTVVGYGGDDWVVGGKDDDQLFGDGGNDIVYGNMGDDYCVGGTGADTIRGGQNDDEVFGEAGDDWLFGDRGADTITGGFGADTFTVFDGAGIDRVLDFAIGEGDRVRVEGGVPYTVTQQGADTLVSVGEAQLILVGVQAAALPAGWIVSV; via the coding sequence ATGAAGGTCGCGTATGTTACGACGGCGGACAATGAGACCCTGACCGGCACGGCAGGTTCCGACAGCCTGCTGGGCGGGTCGGGGATGGATTCGATCTCCGGCCTCGGCGGCGACGACACCATTGGTGGCGGGGGCGATGACGACTGGATCGTCGATGGTGACGGCGCCGACCGCATCGACGGGGGCGAAGGCTTCGATGTCGTCTCCCTCGAAATGGCGAAAGGCCCCATCGAGGTTTGGCTCGACCAGGATGGCCCGCTTGGGCAGATCCGAATCTTCAATGCCGAAATCGTCGGGCTGGGCGACTTTGGCGGCCGTGTCCACGGCGGGCTTGCGCCCGACACCGTCGTCGGCGGCGCGGGCGCCGACTACATCGACGGCGGCGTCGAGGATGACTTGCTGGGCGGCCTGGCAGGCGACGACACCGTCATTGGCGGCGTCGGCGATGATCTGCTCGATGGCGGAGCCGGCGATGACTTGCTCGATGGCGGCCTAGGCGACGACCTGGCGGACTACACCCTCGCTCCGGGTGTCGTGCACGTCGATCTCACCCTGACAGGCCCGCAGGACACCGGCTACGGGGTCGATCGGCTGGTGAGCGTGGAGTCGCTGGCCGGGTCGTTGCACGGCAGCGTCCTGCGCGGCGATGCAGCGGGCAACACCTTCATCACCCAGTCTGGCTCCGACACGCTGTTCGGGGGCGCCGGCGACGACGTCCTCATCGACATGGGCGGGCTGAACATGCTGCGCGGCGAGGAGGGGAACGATTACCTCGAAGGCGCCGACGAGTTCGATGATCTCCACGGCAACATGGGTGCGGACACGGTGGTCGGCTACGGCGGCGACGACTGGGTCGTCGGCGGCAAGGATGACGACCAGCTCTTCGGAGATGGCGGGAACGACATCGTCTACGGCAACATGGGCGATGACTATTGCGTCGGCGGCACCGGGGCGGACACCATCCGCGGCGGCCAGAACGACGACGAGGTCTTCGGCGAGGCCGGTGACGACTGGCTGTTCGGCGACCGTGGCGCGGACACTATCACCGGTGGTTTCGGCGCGGACACCTTCACGGTCTTCGACGGCGCCGGGATCGACCGCGTGCTCGACTTCGCGATCGGGGAGGGTGATCGCGTGCGGGTCGAGGGCGGCGTTCCCTACACCGTGACCCAGCAGGGCGCCGACACGCTGGTGAGCGTCGGCGAGGCGCAACTCATCCTGGTCGGCGTGCAGGCCGCGGCCTTGCCCGCCGGATGGATCGTCTCGGTCTAG
- the ygiD gene encoding 4,5-DOPA dioxygenase extradiol — MSERVPHMPAIFVGHGSPMNALGGDYAEVWRVIGAALPRPKAILCISAHWYVEETAITAMSQPRTIHDFYGFPKPLYDIGYPAPGDPWLVERVSDILAPLPVREDHDWGLDHGAWSVLMHMFPEADVPVLQLAIDRRQGPEFHYELGRRLAELRDEGVLIVGSGDWVHNLRQAIWDPEAPPHDWAERFNETVKSLIVTGDHRQLVDWMSLGEDARLSIPTDEHYLPLLYVLGAQRQDDEVAFFNDAIDLGSISMTGVVVGKPA, encoded by the coding sequence ATGAGCGAACGCGTCCCTCACATGCCGGCGATCTTCGTCGGCCACGGCAGTCCGATGAACGCCCTGGGCGGCGACTATGCGGAAGTCTGGCGGGTTATCGGGGCGGCGCTGCCGCGACCGAAGGCGATCCTCTGCATCTCGGCGCACTGGTACGTCGAGGAGACCGCGATCACGGCCATGAGCCAGCCGCGGACGATCCACGACTTCTATGGCTTCCCCAAGCCGCTCTACGACATCGGCTACCCCGCGCCCGGCGATCCCTGGCTGGTGGAACGGGTGAGCGACATTCTGGCGCCGCTGCCGGTTCGCGAGGACCACGATTGGGGCCTGGACCATGGCGCCTGGTCGGTGCTGATGCACATGTTCCCCGAGGCCGACGTGCCGGTGCTGCAGCTTGCGATCGACCGGCGCCAGGGCCCGGAGTTCCACTACGAGCTTGGCCGGCGGCTGGCCGAACTTCGCGACGAGGGGGTGCTGATCGTCGGTTCCGGCGATTGGGTGCACAATCTGCGGCAGGCCATCTGGGACCCCGAGGCCCCGCCGCATGACTGGGCCGAGCGGTTCAACGAAACGGTGAAATCGCTGATCGTGACCGGAGACCACCGCCAACTGGTCGACTGGATGAGCCTGGGCGAGGACGCGAGACTCTCGATCCCGACCGACGAACACTATCTGCCGCTGCTCTATGTGCTGGGCGCCCAGCGGCAGGACGACGAGGTCGCCTTCTTCAACGACGCCATCGACCTGGGGTCGATCAGCATGACCGGGGTCGTGGTCGGCAAGCCGGCCTAG
- a CDS encoding CsbD family protein — MHKDTVKGAAKQTAGSVKQAVGKASGNRRLEAEGAREKIVGKVQKGVGDLKDAARDALKH, encoded by the coding sequence ATGCACAAGGACACCGTGAAGGGCGCCGCCAAGCAGACCGCCGGCTCGGTCAAGCAGGCCGTCGGCAAGGCGAGCGGAAACCGTCGCCTGGAAGCCGAGGGCGCACGCGAGAAGATCGTCGGCAAGGTGCAGAAGGGCGTGGGCGATCTGAAGGACGCCGCGCGCGATGCGCTGAAGCACTAG
- a CDS encoding TonB-dependent receptor, protein MRNLWSSAAIAAVMTYGGGALAAEAASGAVVQEVVVTGEKVSRSLRNTASSVAVVQDITPDMATTSDLLARIPNLVTSEPTNLAPAVRGLDGTGPAQGADAFFAGTRPRLNFQVDGRTLSHNEAIFTESTLFDVERVEVFRGPQSTLQGRNAVAGAIIIRTRNPTYDFEGAAQALVGDLETRQASVAVSGPLIAGQVAARLSADWRRADSFADFTGYEGVDDPGKSEQVALRGKLLIEPEATPGLRALLTVSHMRAYAPQTADVVRPFGGHVAAFPFQPRFRTRSNSAILDASRKLGGGWSLELTASAADLRVNRYAVPGDGIAEINGKEYVLEPRLRFSGEDGRVTGFVGLHVFDADQGEHIDLFGGGTFDDSTRTYAAFGEGTVKLTDRLGLTVGGRLEREERRRTGGVWSFVIDLDETYEAFLPKASLSYRVNDDLTVGVLASRGYNGGGAGFTYDAPYESYVYDPEFVWNYEAFARALLLDGRLSLSGNIFYDRYRDLQLPFDLNSDPKVWSYVVRNAGRAETYGAEISARLIAARGLELFASGGLLKTEVTNYPGSDIEGNELPRSPAASLSFGADYVHASGFEAGFDVRYSDGYFSDIENKPFGEVDSYWVANARAAYRFGQAKVFATVANLFDEVGPVMLYPGDVRADDTATVLRPRTWQVGLRVDF, encoded by the coding sequence ATGCGTAATTTATGGAGTTCGGCCGCAATCGCGGCGGTCATGACCTATGGCGGGGGCGCGCTTGCGGCCGAGGCGGCCAGCGGGGCCGTCGTTCAAGAGGTGGTGGTGACCGGCGAGAAGGTCAGCCGCTCGCTGCGCAACACCGCCTCCAGCGTCGCCGTGGTCCAGGACATCACGCCCGACATGGCCACGACCAGCGACCTCCTGGCGCGCATCCCCAACCTAGTGACCAGCGAACCGACCAACCTCGCCCCTGCCGTGCGCGGTCTTGACGGGACCGGCCCCGCCCAGGGCGCCGACGCCTTCTTCGCCGGAACCCGGCCGCGGCTGAATTTCCAGGTGGACGGTCGCACCCTCAGCCACAACGAGGCCATCTTCACCGAGTCGACGCTGTTCGACGTGGAGCGGGTCGAAGTGTTCCGCGGGCCGCAGAGCACGCTGCAGGGTCGCAACGCCGTGGCCGGGGCGATCATCATCCGCACCCGCAACCCGACCTACGATTTCGAAGGCGCGGCCCAGGCGCTCGTCGGCGACCTGGAGACCCGGCAGGCCTCGGTGGCGGTCTCCGGTCCGCTGATTGCGGGGCAAGTGGCGGCGAGGCTATCGGCGGACTGGCGTCGAGCCGACAGCTTCGCCGACTTCACCGGCTACGAGGGCGTCGATGATCCCGGCAAGTCCGAGCAGGTGGCCTTGCGCGGCAAGCTGCTGATCGAGCCCGAGGCGACGCCCGGGCTGCGGGCCCTGCTTACGGTTTCGCACATGCGCGCCTACGCCCCCCAGACGGCCGACGTCGTACGGCCCTTCGGCGGTCATGTGGCCGCCTTTCCGTTCCAGCCGCGGTTTCGCACCCGGTCGAACAGCGCCATTCTCGATGCGTCCCGGAAGCTGGGCGGGGGCTGGTCGCTGGAGCTGACCGCCTCGGCCGCCGACCTGAGGGTCAACCGCTACGCCGTGCCGGGCGATGGGATCGCCGAGATCAACGGCAAGGAATACGTCCTGGAGCCGCGTCTGCGGTTCAGCGGCGAGGACGGCCGAGTCACCGGCTTCGTCGGGCTGCACGTCTTCGATGCGGACCAGGGCGAGCACATCGACCTGTTCGGCGGCGGGACCTTCGACGACAGCACCCGCACCTATGCCGCGTTCGGCGAGGGGACCGTCAAGCTTACGGATCGGCTCGGCCTTACGGTCGGCGGCCGCCTGGAGCGCGAGGAGCGCCGTCGGACTGGCGGCGTCTGGTCGTTCGTCATCGACCTCGACGAGACCTACGAAGCCTTTCTGCCGAAGGCTAGCCTCTCCTACCGAGTGAACGACGACCTCACCGTCGGGGTGCTGGCCTCCCGTGGCTACAATGGCGGCGGGGCGGGCTTCACCTACGACGCGCCGTATGAGAGCTACGTCTACGATCCGGAGTTCGTCTGGAATTACGAGGCCTTCGCCCGCGCTTTGCTGCTGGACGGCCGGCTGAGCCTTTCGGGCAATATCTTCTATGACCGCTATCGCGACCTGCAGCTCCCGTTCGATCTCAACTCCGATCCGAAGGTCTGGTCCTACGTGGTGCGCAACGCTGGCCGGGCGGAAACTTATGGCGCCGAGATCAGTGCGCGCCTGATCGCCGCCCGAGGACTCGAGCTGTTCGCCAGCGGCGGCCTGCTGAAAACCGAGGTCACGAACTATCCGGGCTCGGACATCGAGGGGAACGAGCTTCCGCGCTCGCCGGCCGCCTCCCTCTCGTTCGGCGCGGACTACGTTCATGCGAGCGGCTTCGAGGCCGGCTTCGACGTCCGCTACAGCGACGGCTACTTCTCCGACATCGAGAACAAGCCATTCGGCGAAGTGGACTCCTATTGGGTCGCCAACGCCCGCGCCGCCTATCGCTTCGGCCAGGCCAAGGTGTTCGCCACGGTGGCCAACCTCTTCGACGAGGTCGGACCGGTCATGCTCTATCCGGGCGACGTCCGGGCGGACGACACCGCGACGGTGCTGCGGCCCCGCACCTGGCAGGTCGGTCTGCGGGTGGATTTCTGA
- the ettA gene encoding energy-dependent translational throttle protein EttA, whose product MAQQYIFQMQGLTKAYPGGKKVFENIWLSFYSDAKIGVVGVNGSGKSTLLKIMAGMDKEFSGEAKAADGVKMGYLEQEPQLDDQLNVWGNVIAWCEEKKIFDRYNEIAAKLGEDYSDELMEEMTALQEKIDAGDLWDIDSRIEMAMDALRCPPNDWPVDKLSGGEKRRVALARLLLSKPDMLLLDEPTNHLDAESVAWLQHHLESFPGCVILVTHDRYFLDQVTKWTLELDRGKGHPHEGNYSSWLEAKTKRIVQEQSESEARQRAMTRELEWVRSGAKARQAKSKARLAAYERMVSEQENSRQAQTFATIQIPPGPRLGNVVLEADNLSKAYGDKVLFENLSFRLPPNGIVGVIGPNGAGKSTLFRIITGQEQPDAGTFRLGETVKLSYVDQSRDALDPNKTIWQEVSQGLDILTVGKREINTRSYVGSFNFKGGDQQKKVGLLSGGERNRVHLAKTLTTGGNVILLDEPTNDLDIETLQNLEEALEEFAGCAVVISHDRWFLDRLATHILAFEGDSHVEWFEGNFEAYEEDKKRRLGTDSLIPHRIKFQKFGR is encoded by the coding sequence ATGGCGCAGCAGTATATTTTCCAGATGCAGGGCCTGACCAAGGCCTATCCCGGCGGCAAGAAGGTGTTCGAGAACATCTGGCTGTCGTTCTACTCCGACGCCAAGATCGGGGTGGTCGGGGTCAACGGCTCGGGTAAGTCGACCCTGCTGAAGATCATGGCCGGGATGGACAAGGAGTTCTCCGGCGAGGCCAAGGCCGCCGACGGCGTCAAGATGGGCTACCTGGAGCAGGAGCCCCAGCTCGATGACCAGCTCAATGTCTGGGGCAACGTCATCGCCTGGTGCGAAGAGAAGAAGATCTTCGACCGCTACAACGAGATCGCCGCCAAGCTGGGCGAGGACTATTCCGACGAACTCATGGAGGAGATGACCGCCCTCCAGGAGAAGATCGACGCCGGCGATCTCTGGGACATCGATAGCCGCATCGAGATGGCGATGGACGCCCTGCGCTGCCCGCCCAACGACTGGCCGGTGGACAAGCTCTCGGGCGGTGAGAAGCGCCGCGTGGCCCTGGCCCGCCTGCTGCTGTCCAAGCCCGACATGCTGCTGCTCGACGAACCGACCAACCACTTGGACGCCGAGTCCGTGGCCTGGCTGCAGCACCACCTGGAAAGCTTCCCGGGCTGCGTGATCCTCGTCACCCACGACCGCTACTTCCTCGACCAGGTGACCAAGTGGACCCTGGAACTCGACCGCGGCAAGGGCCACCCGCACGAAGGCAACTATTCGAGCTGGCTTGAAGCCAAGACCAAGCGGATCGTCCAGGAACAGTCCGAGTCCGAAGCCCGCCAGCGCGCCATGACCCGCGAACTGGAATGGGTCCGCTCCGGCGCCAAGGCCCGCCAGGCCAAGTCCAAGGCCCGTCTGGCCGCCTATGAGCGCATGGTCTCCGAGCAGGAGAACTCCCGCCAGGCCCAGACCTTCGCCACCATCCAGATCCCGCCGGGCCCGCGCCTGGGCAATGTGGTGCTGGAGGCCGACAATCTGTCGAAGGCCTATGGCGACAAGGTCCTGTTCGAGAACCTCTCCTTCCGCCTGCCGCCGAACGGTATCGTCGGCGTCATCGGCCCGAACGGCGCCGGCAAGTCGACCCTGTTCCGCATCATCACCGGCCAGGAGCAGCCCGACGCCGGCACGTTCCGCCTCGGCGAGACGGTGAAGCTGTCCTACGTGGACCAGAGCCGCGACGCCCTCGACCCCAACAAGACCATCTGGCAGGAGGTCTCCCAGGGCCTCGACATCCTCACGGTCGGCAAGCGCGAGATCAACACGCGCTCCTATGTGGGCTCGTTCAACTTCAAGGGCGGCGACCAGCAGAAGAAGGTCGGCCTGCTCTCGGGCGGTGAGCGCAACCGCGTCCACCTGGCCAAGACCCTGACCACCGGCGGCAACGTCATCCTGCTTGACGAACCGACCAACGACCTGGACATCGAGACCCTGCAGAACCTCGAAGAGGCCCTTGAGGAATTCGCCGGCTGCGCCGTGGTCATCTCCCACGACCGCTGGTTCCTCGACCGCCTGGCCACGCACATCCTGGCCTTCGAGGGCGACAGTCACGTCGAATGGTTCGAAGGCAACTTCGAAGCCTACGAAGAGGACAAGAAGCGCCGCCTGGGCACCGACAGCCTGATCCCGCACCGGATCAAGTTCCAGAAGTTCGGCCGCTGA
- a CDS encoding type 1 glutamine amidotransferase domain-containing protein produces the protein MANGKLEGRKVAVLATDGFEQVELTKPVEALKAEGAQVEIVAPKGGQIQGYNHHDKGQQIPVDRDLSQADASSYDAIVLPGGVINPDALRLEPRAIDFIRSFARAGKPIAAICHGPWTLINADAVDGKRMTSWPSLEADLKNAGAEWIDQEVVVDQGLVTSRKPDDLPAFCAKMVEEFAEGVH, from the coding sequence ATGGCGAACGGCAAGCTGGAGGGCCGCAAGGTCGCGGTGCTGGCGACTGATGGCTTCGAACAGGTCGAACTGACCAAGCCCGTGGAAGCGCTCAAGGCCGAGGGCGCCCAGGTCGAGATCGTGGCCCCCAAGGGCGGCCAGATCCAGGGCTACAACCACCACGACAAGGGACAGCAGATTCCGGTCGACCGCGACCTCTCGCAGGCCGACGCCTCAAGCTATGACGCCATCGTCCTTCCGGGCGGGGTGATCAATCCCGACGCCTTGCGGCTGGAGCCTAGGGCCATCGACTTCATCCGCTCCTTCGCCAGGGCCGGCAAGCCTATCGCCGCGATCTGCCATGGCCCCTGGACGCTGATCAACGCCGACGCGGTGGACGGCAAGCGCATGACCTCCTGGCCCTCGCTGGAAGCGGACCTGAAGAACGCCGGCGCCGAATGGATCGACCAGGAGGTGGTGGTCGACCAGGGCCTTGTCACCTCACGCAAGCCAGACGATCTGCCGGCCTTCTGCGCCAAGATGGTCGAGGAGTTCGCCGAGGGCGTTCACTAG